The window NNNNNNNNNNNNNNNNNNNNNNNNNNNNNNNNNNNNNNNNNNNNNNNNNNNNNNNNNNNNNNNNNNNNNNNNNNNNNNNNNNNNNNNNNNNNNNNNNNNNNNNNNNNNNNNNNNNNNNNNNNNNNNNNNNNNNNNNNNNNNNNNNNNNNNNNNNNNNNNNNNNNNNNNNNNNNNNNNNNNNNNNNNNNNNNNNNNNNNNNNNNNNNNNNNNNNNNNNNNNNNNNNNNNNNNNNNNNNNNNNNNNNNNNNNNNNNNNNNNNNNNNNNNNNNNNNNNNNNNNNNNNNNNNNNNNNNNNNNNNNNNNNNNNNNNNNNNNNNNNNNNNNNNNNNNNNNNNNNNNNNNNNNNNNNNNNNNNNNNNNNNNNNNNNNNNNNNNNNNNNNNNNNNNNNNNNNNNNNNNNNNNNNNNNNNNNNNNNNNNNNNNNNNNNNNNNNNNNNNNNNNNNNNNNNNNNNNNNNNNNNNNNNNNNNNNNNNNNNNNNNNNNNNNNNNNNNNNNNNNNNNNNNNNNNNNNNNNNNNNNNNNNNNNNNNNNNNNNNNNNNNNNNNNNNNNNNNNNNNNNNNNNNNNNNNNNNNNNNNNNNNNNNNNNNNNNNNNNNNNNNNNNNNNNNNNNNNNNNNNNNNNNNNNNNNNNNNNNNNNNNNNNNNNNNNNNNNNNNNNNNNNNNNNNNNNNNNNNNNNNNNNNNNNNNNNNNNNNNNNNNNNNNNNNNNNNNNNNNNNNNNNNNNNNNNNNNNNNNNNNNNNNNNNNNNNNNNNNNNNNNNNNNNNNNNNNNNNNNNNNNNNNNNNNNNNNNNNNNNNNNNNNNNNNNNNNNNNNNNNNNNNNNNNNNNNNNNNNNNNNNNNNNNNNNNNNNNNNNNNNNNNNNNNNNNNNNNNNNNNNNNNNNNGTCCCAACCCCCGAaagtcagcaccaccttcctaacctgcaatctccaTCCTGACCTCtctctgccccccaccccccactccggcccatcaccctcaccttaacctccctccACCCATCATTCCCAACTCCCTCCCTAACCTTTAACCTTAACCTGCTGGGCACCACCCTCCTCATCCCCTGAAGAGgggctcaagcccgaaacgtcggttctcccccaccccccagctcCGGTACCCCGGCAACCGCAGTTCCTCACTTCCTCCGGGGCTCCATCGCCGCCCGCTGCAGGAGTGATGGCGAGGCCCTCGGCAGCTGACATTCCTGGCGCAGGGGTGACCGACTCCGAAAGGTGACCTGCCGTCCACATTGACCTTCCTCTTCCCCGGCTCCAGGAGGGAACCCCGCCTTCCTATTGGCCAGGAACACCGGATTGACGGGGAGGTTGACCAATGGGAGCCGGGTGGAGGGCTCAggctcttcccccaccccctccccccacctcaagGGCTCACGCGGATGCCCGAGGCGCGGCCGTTTAACGGACACTGCGCGAGCCCGGCGGGTGGCGGCTCGGCACTGCGCACGCGGGGCATTCAAACCCGCGGAGGAGTGGGGGCTCCGGGATTGGCGCTGCGCATGCGGAGCATTCAAACCCGCGGAGACCTCGCGGAGTGGAGGCACCGAGCTTGGCACTGCGCATGCGGGGCATTCAAACCCGCGGAGTGGTGGCTCCGAGCTTGGCACTGCGCATGCGGGGCATTCAAACCTCGCAGAGTGGTGGCTCCGAGCTTGGCACTGCGCATGCGGGGCATTCAAACTCGCAGCAACCCCGGGGGAGTGCTCTCTCGGGGCTTGGCACTGCGCATGCGGGGCATTCAAACCCGCAGAAACCCCGGGGAGTGGTGGCTCCGCGCTTGGCACTGCGCATGCGGGTTGATGAGAGCAATGCTACTGATgtggtctgcatggatttccagaaggtgcaAGACAACAAACTTGAGGAAGGTTATAGGTCATGGAGTGAGAGTCAgtggcaacatggatacaaaactgactgaGTGGTAGAAAAGACAGTAATGGTCAAAAGAGATTTTCTGGCTGGAGGAAGATTTGAAGTGAAGTTACTGGTGGGGTCAACATTGGAACCCATTTTTTCTGATATCCCAAGGTTTGGGTAAAAGGGAAGAGATTGGCACTAGATTATAGAACTGAACTAAGTAATGGCATGGGCACGATGGACCGAACAGCCTCCTTCTGCGCCATAAATATTCTGTGTATTTTGATCAGATAGTGACAGACAAAGGGCAGATGGAGCTTTCCCCACCTCCTGCCTCCAGTGAGATTAGACACTGAGAGACAGGGAGCGGTTGcattagttttgttttaagtGTATTTGCAGGAGTTCCAGGCAAGAAGCTTAATGATTTGACAGAATTGAAATTCCAACTTGCacgatttttaaaatatttttctctcaagTCATCGCCTGTGTCTGAAGTGAACAGGGTGAGAAATACAATCCATCTAGAGAGAAATGGTGATTATTGTTTATTGAAGAATAACAGCAGATTAATCAGCACGGGACTTTTACAGTGCCAATTAAATATAATCCTTCTGTTTCAAAGGGCTTTCATACATATATAGTAGAGAAAGATTGAAAGAGACATTCTTAGTTTTGTGAAAATAAAAGTTCCTTCGACCCCAGGCAATCAGGTAAAGCAGAAGGTTTTAGACAAAAGAAAATTACTAGGTATTCAGGAAATGGTGAGAAGGTGAATGCGAGAACAGTTATCTGGTATGAGGCTCCGCAGTCAAATGTGAACAGAGATCGCTTTCCATTTCATGGCACAAATGCAAGGTTTTGTTTGTGTCATAGCAGTTGATCAGCAaggtgactccattttcaggCAGAGTGGTGCCAACTGACAAGGCACTCTTCACTTGATGTCTCTGAATTCTAACTGTCACCATTAGTTTTGAATATTAAAATGGTTCTGACAAATCCAGGTTGGGGACTAAAATAAGAAGCTACTTGCTGTCAGTTCACTAATATGATGTAGAGATaaacatcttagcaggacttgNNNNNNNNNNNNNNNNNNNNNNNNNNNNNNNNNNNNNNNNNNNNNNNNNNNNNNNNNNNNNNNNNNagctggtgcgtgtgttcaggcttctgtaacttCTCCTCCGATGGTAGAAGCTGCCAGGGTGGAatgaatctttgagaatgctggcggcctttccctgacagcgggcctggtaggtggattctatggatgggaggttggcctttgtgattgcccaggccaggttcaccactctctgtaaccgtctccaatcttgaatagtAAGGTTACCTTACCAGGTAGTGaaacatccagatagaatgctctcgatggcacacccataaaggttggcaagggtattcgatgtcatgccaaattttttcAGCTTCCTGAGGAAAAAtataaccacttgatgaaggattagcgctctgaaagctaaagcttccaaataaacctgctggactataacctgatattgtgtgatttttaactttattggtcagagaactgagtatagaaattgggaggtcatattatggttgtacagggcattggtttggccacttttggaatattgcgtgcaattctggtctccttcctatcagaaggatgttgtaataCTTAAAAGGGCTCaggaaaaaattacaaggatgttgccagggttggaagttttgagcttcagggagaggctgaaaaggcagtgacagagacacagtggggtcagtatGCTCTGCCCTGGGACAGTGACAGAGGCACAGTGGGCTCAGTCTGCTGTTGTACCCCCTTCCATTTGTGGATGAGATGGTAATGCCTTTCCCCATGCCAGCATCATGTCTCTGTTTCGGAGTTGGGGCATTTGTTGAGGTtctgcaggatgttggtgaggcagcTTCTGAATTAATGTGTGCATTCTAGTCACCCTGTTATACGAAGAATATTATTAGAATGGAGAGAGTT is drawn from Chiloscyllium plagiosum isolate BGI_BamShark_2017 unplaced genomic scaffold, ASM401019v2 scaf_15707, whole genome shotgun sequence and contains these coding sequences:
- the LOC122546690 gene encoding uncharacterized protein LOC122546690, producing HCSHQPACAVPSAEPPLPGVSAGLNAPHAQCQAPREHSPGVAASLNAPHAQCQARSHHSARFECPACAVPSSEPPLRGFECPACAVPSSVPPLREVSAGLNAPHAQRQSRSPHSSAGLNAPRAQCRAATRRARAVSVKRPRLGHPREPLRWGEGVGEEPEPSTRLPLVNLPVNPVFLANRKAGFPPGAGEEEGQCGRQVTFRSRSPLRQECQLPRASPSLLQRAAMEPRRKLLVLIIHVDSCPNSICHVLLPNTVSDSNLECDPGASQYWIEVIL